Proteins from a single region of Labedella gwakjiensis:
- a CDS encoding type II toxin-antitoxin system RelE/ParE family toxin encodes MTRRVVSTRRAYLDIDEAVDHYLDEGAHAAALDFVDAVQDTTELLAAHPSIGSTRFAIETGIAELRSIALRRFPYIIFYTDDDDAVRVQRVLHSRRDIPAELHDL; translated from the coding sequence GTGACCCGCCGTGTCGTCTCGACGCGGCGTGCCTACCTCGACATCGACGAGGCCGTCGATCACTACCTCGACGAGGGCGCGCATGCCGCGGCCCTCGATTTCGTCGATGCCGTTCAGGACACAACGGAGCTCCTCGCCGCCCACCCGTCAATCGGCTCGACCCGATTCGCGATCGAGACGGGCATAGCCGAGCTCAGGAGCATTGCTCTTCGACGCTTTCCGTACATCATCTTCTACACCGACGACGACGACGCCGTGCGCGTCCAGCGGGTGCTCCACTCTCGGCGAGATATCCCCGCCGAATTGCACGACCTCTGA